A genomic stretch from Setaria viridis chromosome 1, Setaria_viridis_v4.0, whole genome shotgun sequence includes:
- the LOC117835569 gene encoding cytochrome P450 86A2, with the protein MEVGTWAVVVAVVAAYMAWFWRLSRGLSGPRVWPVLGSLPGLVQHAEDMHEWIVGNLRRTGGTYQTCIFAVPGVARRGGLVTVTCDPRNLEHVLKARFDNYPKGPFWHAVFRDLLGDGIFNSDGETWVAQRKTAALEFTTRTLRTAMSRWVSRSIHLRLLPILDEAANEKTHVDLQDLLLRLTFDNICGLAFGKDPETLAPGLPENAFASAFDRATEATLNRFIFPECLWRCKKWLGLGMETTLARSVAHVDEYLAAVIRARKLELAGNGKCDTAAAAAHDDLLSRFMRKGSYSDESLQHVALNFILAGRDTSSVALSWFFWLVSTHPDVERKVVRELCSALAASRGSHDPSLWLASPFTFEELDRLVYLKAALSETLRLYPSVPEDSKHVVADDYLPDGTFVPAGSSVTYSIYSAGRMKTVWGDDCLEFRPERWLSADGTRFEPHDSYRFVAFNAGPRICLGKDLAYLQMKNIAGSVLLRHRLAVAPGHRVEQKMSLTLFMKHGLRMEVRPRDLAPVIDELRAADAAARPATAPCA; encoded by the coding sequence ATGGAGGTGGGGAcgtgggcggtggtggtggcggtggtggccgcgtACATGGCGTGGTTCTGGCGGCTGTCGCGTGGGCTCAGCGGGCCGCGGGTGTGGCCTGTGCTCGGCAGCCTGCCGGGGCTGGTGCAGCACGCCGAGGACATGCACGAGTGGATCGTCGGCAACCTGCGCCGCACGGGCGGCACGTACCAGACCTGCATCTTCGCGGTGCCCGGcgtggcgcgccgcggcgggctgGTCACCGTCACCTGCGACCCGCGCAACCTGGAGCACGTCCTCAAGGCGCGCTTCGACAACTACCCCAAGGGTCCCTTCTGGCACGCCGTCTTCCGGGACCTGCTCGGCGACGGTATCTTCAACTCCGACGGCGAGACCTGGGTCGCGCAGCGGAAGACCGCCGCGCTCGAGTTCACCACGCGCACGCTCCGGACGGCCATGTCCCGGTGGGTGTCGCGCTCCATCCACCTCAGGCTGCTGCCCatcctggacgaggcggccAACGAGAAGACGCACGTCGACCTCCaggacctcctcctccgcctcaccTTCGACAACATCTGCGGCCTGGCGTTCGGCAAGGACCCCGAGACGCTCGCCCCCGGCCTGCCGGAGAACGCCTTCGCCTCGGCCTTCGACCGCGCCACGGAGGCGAcgctcaaccggttcatcttccCGGAGTGCCTGTGGCGGTGCAAGAAGTGGCTGGGCCTCGGCATGGAGACCACGCTGGCCCGCAGCGTCGCGCACGTGGACGAGTACCTCGCCGCCGTCATCAGGGCGCGCAAGCTCGAGCTCGCCGGCAACGGCAAGTGcgacacggcggcggccgcggcgcacgACGACCTGCTCTCCCGGTTCATGCGCAAGGGCTCCTACTCGGACGAGTCGCTGCAGCACGTGGCGCTCAACTTCatcctcgccggccgcgacaccTCCTCCGTGGCGCTCTCCTGGTTCTTCTGGCTCGTGTCCACGCACCCCGACGTGGAGCGCAAGGTCGTGCGCGAGCtctgctccgcgctcgccgcgTCCCGCGGCTCCCACGACCCGTCATTGTGGCTGGCGTCGCCCTTCACCTTCGAGGAGCTCGACCGCCTCGTCTACCTCAAGGCGGCGCTCTCGGAGACCCTGCGCCTGTACCCGTCCGTCCCGGAGGACTCCAAGCACGTCGTCGCCGACGACTACCTCCCGGACGGCACGTTCGTCCCGGCGGGGTCTTCGGTGACTTACTCCATCTACTCGGCGGGGCGCATGAAGACGGTGTGGGGGGACGACTGCCTCGAGTTCCGCCCCGAGCGGTGGCTGTCCGCCGACGGCACCCGGTTCGAGCCGCACGACTCGTACCGGTTCGTGGCGTTCAACGCCGGGCCGAGGATCTGCCTCGGCAAGGACCTGGCGTACCTGCAGATGAAGAACATCGCCGGCAGCgtgctcctccgccaccgcctggcCGTGGCGCCGGGCCACCGCGTCGAGCAGAAGATGTCGCTGACGCTGTTCATGAAGCACGGGCTCCGGATGGAGGTGCGCCCGCGCGACCTGGCCCCGGTCATCGACGagctccgcgccgccgacgcggcaGCAAGGCCGGCCACGGCGCCCTGCGCGTAG